In the genome of Mycobacteriales bacterium, the window AGCCGCTCGGCCGGGGTGAGCAGGTCCAGCCGGCTGTCGACGACGCCCTGCACCGAGTCGGGCAGCGGGAGCGCGTCGAGGGTCGAGGCGTCCATGCCGGTTGTCGCGGCCGGCTGCAGCTGGTCGCGCACGACGACCCCGGAGTCGACCAGCATCCGGACGTACTCCTCGGCGTACAACGGATTGCCACCCGACAGGTCGATGAGGCGCTCCTGCAGCGCGGCCGGCAGGACGGTCTGGCCCAGCAGCCGGGTGAGGACGAGGGCGGTGTCGCGCTCGTTGAGGGGGGCGAGGGTGAGGGTGAGGGCGTCGCGCAGACCACCTGACCAGTCGGAACGGCGTCGCAGCAGCTCCGGTCGCGCGGTCGTGACGATGAGCAGGGGTACCGACGAGGCCGCCTCGGCGAGCTGCTGCACGAAGTCGAGCAGCGCCTCGTCGGCCCAGTGCAGGTCCTCCAGCACGAGCACCGTCGGCGCGTCCTCGGCGAGCGCAACGAGGTAGCGCCGCCAGGCGCTGTGGGCCTCGGCGGAGTCGGGCGACCCGGTCGGCAGCCCCAGGAGCGTCGCGAGGCTGGCGGTGACGCCGGCGACACCAACGGGGTCGAGGCTGCGCCCGAGCAAGGAGTGCACCGAGGTCTCGAGCCGCAGCCCGGCCACCGTCGCGGAGTCGGTCTCGAGGATGCCGGCCTGCGCCTTCACCACCTGGCCGAGTGCCCAGAACGCCACGCCCTCGCCGTAGGGGAGGCAGTGCCCGGACCTCCAGCGGACCAGCGCCGGCAGAGCGGGGGAGTCGAGGAACTCCTTGAGGGCCCGGACCAGCCGGCTCTTGCCGATGCCGGGGTCGGCCACCAGCGTGACGAGTTGGCAGCGGTTCTCCTGCACAGCCCGTTGCAGTGCGCCGGTGAGCAGGGCGACCTCGGGCTCGCGACCGACGAGGGGCAGCGTGTCGACGACGTCGTCGGTGCGGGCCCGGATGCGCGTCGCGACCCAGGCCTCCAGGGGCGCGGAGCGGCCGGGCACCGCCACGGCGCGCTGCTCGCCGTAGTCGACGGACGAGGCCGTCGCGCGGTGCGCCAGGGGACCCACGAGCACGCCACCCTCGGGGGAGGCGGACTGCAGCGCGTCGGCGAGGCCGGCGACCTCACCGGTGACGAGCGCCTCGCCGTGGGTGTCGTCGAGGCGCACCAGCGCCTCACCGGTCGCCACGCCCACCCGCGCCGTCACCGCGCGGCCGTCGGACAGGGAAAGCCCGGTCAGCGAGCGCTGGACCTCGAGGCCGGCGCGGACGGCACGGTAGGGGTCGTTCTCGTGCGCGACCGGCGCGCCGAACACCGACACGACCGCGTCCCCGACGTACTTCTCGACCGTGCCCCCGAAGGCCACGACGGTGTCACGCACGGTCTCGAAGAAGGCCCGCTGCGTGCGCTGCAGGTCCTCGGGGTCGAGCGCGTGCGCGGCGGCGGTGAAGCCGACGAGGTCGGCGACGAGGACCGTGACGGTACGTCGCTCCTCCCCGAACGGCCCCGGTCCCTGATCGCCCGTAGCAGGGGGTCGCAATCCCTCACCGCACGCGCTGCAGAAGGCGGCGGTCGGGTCGACGGCCTCGTCGCAGCCGGGACAGCGGGCAGGCAGGGACGCCCCGCACTGCCCGCAGAATCGCGTCCCCGACGGGGTCGGCGAGGAGCACGACGGGCACAAGGCACCGATGGGGCAGATCGTGTCAGCCCGAAGGGTGTTCTGACCAGCCCCGGGAGCGCTCGACGGCCCGCAGCCAGCGCGCGTGGCCGCCGTCGTCGCGCGCGCCCGGGACGGGCTCGAAGCGCCGGTCGAGGCGCCAGGTCGCCGCGAGCTCGTCGCGGCTCGACCACACGCCCGCCCCGAGCCCGGCCAGGAACGCCGCCCCGAGGGCCGTCGTCTCGAGCACCTCGGGCCGCTGCACCGCCACACCGAGCTGGTCGGCCTGCAGCTGGCAGAGCAGGTCGTTCGCGGACGCGCCGCCGTCGACGCGCAGGTCGGGCAGCGAGAGCCCGGCCTCGTCGGTCATCGCGTCCACGACGTCGCGGACCTCGAAGGCGATCGCATCCAGGGTGGCCCGCGCGAGGTGCGCTCTCGTCGTACCCCTGGTGATGCCCAGCACCGTGCCCCTCGCGTCCGGGTCCCAGTGGGGGGCGCCGAGGCCGGTCAGCGCGGGCACGAAGACGACCCCGCCGCTGTCGTCGACCGAGCGGGCCAGCGCCTCGACCTCGCTCGCCGAGCCGATGAGCTGCAGGCCGTCACGCAGCCACTGCACGGCCGCGCCGGTGACGAAGACCGCGCCCTCGAGAGCGAAGGTGGTCGTGCCGTCCGGGTCGCGCCACGCCACCGTCGTCAGCAGCCGCTCCGAGAGCACCGGTGACGTGCCCGTGTTGACCAGCACGAAAGACCCGGTGCCGTAGGTGCACTTGCTGCTGCCCGCGTCGTAGCAGCCCTGGCCGAACAGCGCGGCCTGCTGGTCGCCGGCGATGCCGGAGATCGGCACGTCGAGGCCGAGGAAGCTCTCGGGGTCGGTGCGCGCGAGCTCGCCCCACGAGGGCACGACCTCGGGAAGGGCGGACAGGGGTACGCCGAACAGCCCGCACAGCTCCTCGGACCACTGGCCGGCGCGCAGGTCGTAGAGCAGGGTGCGGCTGGCGTTGCTCGCGTCGGTGACGTGGCGGCTGCCGCCGGTGAGGCGGGCGACGACGTAGGAGTCGACGGTGCCGACGGCCAGGGCGCCGGAGGTGACGCCCTCCCAGGTGGCGCGGTCGTGGCGCGAGAGCCAGGCCAGCTTGGTCGCGGTGAAGTAGGGGTCCAGGCGCAACCCGGTCAGCTCGGCGACCCGTGGCTCGTGTCCGGCCTCGCGCAGGTGCTCGCACAGGTGGGTGGTGCGGCGGTCCTGCCAGACGATCGCGCGGCGCGGGGCCGACAGCCGCTGCCGGTCCCAGACGACCGCGGTCTCGCGCTGGTTGGTGATGCCGACGGCGCGGACCTCCTGCCCGAGCAGGGCCTCCCGGCAGGCGCGCAGCGTCGAGACCCAGATCTCCTCGGGCTCGTGCTCGACCCAGCCGGGCTGCGGGAAGTGCTGCGGGAACTCCTGGTAGCCGCGGCTGACGACAGCGCCGTCCTCGGCCACGACCAGCGCGGTGACGCCGGTGGTGCCGACGTCGATCGCGAGCACGCTCACGGGGTGGCCTCCCGCAGCTTGCCCAGGACCACCGGGTCGATGGCGCCGTCGACCATCCGCTCCTCGTAGTTCTCGACGCCCGCCCAGGAGTCCAAGCTCGGGTGGCCGAGCCGGGCGAGCCGCTCAGCCACCTCCGCGGCGAGGTCGCCCTCGAGCGGCAGCGTCGAGCCGGGCTTGCCGAAGTAGAGGTCGTAGAGGTCGAGCAGGCGGGCGAGCTCGCCCACCGGCTCGGGGTGGTCGTCGACACGGACATCGACGAGGACGTCGCTGCCGCCGCCGTAGCCGCCGCCCTCGGAGACGACGTAGAGCGCGGCGCTCTGCTTGCCGCGCCGGTCCCCGCCGGCGGCGTCGCCCGCGGTGAGGGCCGCGACGAGCCGGTGGGCCAGGGGGCCGTTGCTCGCCTCGAACGCCTCGGCCATGGCGTCGACGACCTCAGGGCCGGTGAGGATGTTGCCCTGCACGGCCCACCCGTCACCGGTGCGCCCGCCCGCCCAGGGGTGGCAGCCCGGCCCGGTGAAGGTCGCGGCGCCGCCGTCGCGGTCGACGACGCCGGCCTGCCGCTCGTCGCGGCCGTCGTCGGCGCCGGTCAGCGCCTCGAGCACCTCCTGGGCGCCGCGGCCCTCGGCGAGCAGCGCCAGGCCGTCGGGGCGGTAGCGCAGGTTGGCGGCCGCCTGGGTCGCCACCGCGCCGGCGCCGAAGGCCGCCGCCGGCACCGCCGCACCCACCGCGAGGAACTTGCTGGCCACCGCCACACCCCACTGCGCGCCGTCTGCGGACCGGGCCACGATCGAGAAGGTCATGCGCGGCAACCTATCGGCGCCCCTACGGTGGGCGGGTGAGGTTCTTCTACGACGCCGAGTTCGGCCGCACCGCGCCGGACGTCACCCTGGTGTCGA includes:
- a CDS encoding DUF1028 domain-containing protein, whose protein sequence is MTFSIVARSADGAQWGVAVASKFLAVGAAVPAAAFGAGAVATQAAANLRYRPDGLALLAEGRGAQEVLEALTGADDGRDERQAGVVDRDGGAATFTGPGCHPWAGGRTGDGWAVQGNILTGPEVVDAMAEAFEASNGPLAHRLVAALTAGDAAGGDRRGKQSAALYVVSEGGGYGGGSDVLVDVRVDDHPEPVGELARLLDLYDLYFGKPGSTLPLEGDLAAEVAERLARLGHPSLDSWAGVENYEERMVDGAIDPVVLGKLREATP
- the glpK gene encoding glycerol kinase GlpK, which translates into the protein MSVLAIDVGTTGVTALVVAEDGAVVSRGYQEFPQHFPQPGWVEHEPEEIWVSTLRACREALLGQEVRAVGITNQRETAVVWDRQRLSAPRRAIVWQDRRTTHLCEHLREAGHEPRVAELTGLRLDPYFTATKLAWLSRHDRATWEGVTSGALAVGTVDSYVVARLTGGSRHVTDASNASRTLLYDLRAGQWSEELCGLFGVPLSALPEVVPSWGELARTDPESFLGLDVPISGIAGDQQAALFGQGCYDAGSSKCTYGTGSFVLVNTGTSPVLSERLLTTVAWRDPDGTTTFALEGAVFVTGAAVQWLRDGLQLIGSASEVEALARSVDDSGGVVFVPALTGLGAPHWDPDARGTVLGITRGTTRAHLARATLDAIAFEVRDVVDAMTDEAGLSLPDLRVDGGASANDLLCQLQADQLGVAVQRPEVLETTALGAAFLAGLGAGVWSSRDELAATWRLDRRFEPVPGARDDGGHARWLRAVERSRGWSEHPSG